A segment of the Cenarchaeum symbiosum A genome:
GCTCGCACGTATCAGGGCGCCATACTTTGCACCCCTTACTTCAGGGACGGCAACGCCGCTCTCCTCCGCCGGAGTTCTCCCGTCGAGGCCCATGTGCGGCCTAACAAAGTTGTGGTGTATTCTCAACAAGTCCATGAATATCTGGGCCGAGTCCGCCGAGTGCAGGCCCCTGCATGACTTTAACTTCTCCCTAATCTCGTTGTGGTATCTCTCTATGGCCATGTTGGTAAAGCCGTCCCTTATCGCCTTGGTCTTGATGTGTGCCGTTCTGGGAAGACACTTGGCCGCGGCAGTCGCGTATGACCTCAGCGAGTCGGTAATCATATAGTCGGGCTCCTCTGACATCTTTCTGGCCTCCCGTATCACGGATTCGGCATCAGGCAGTGTCCTGCTCCCCTCGGCTATCCTTGTGCATAACAAGTATCTCGTCCGTGGGTCTATGGCCGACCACAGCCAGTTGCCATGCCCCTTGTTCTCCAATACGGGCGACCTCTTTACGTTGACATACGCCTCGTCGACCGACCAAACGGGGCCTGTCAGGGGAAGTATGGCGTCCACATGCGCCTTGATTATCTGGGTGTATTTTCTGGTCCAGAACATTATCGTATTTGGGGACAGGTCTCTGCCATGTGCCGTGTTTACCTCCTCGGCGGTCTTTCTATATGACATGCCAGACATGACCTTGTTGAGGGCGGCCGATATTATGTCCTGGGAATACCGCGTCTTTCTGGCGCCAGGGCCGCGGGATACATACCTTGTCCTGCACTGTTTGCATTGGAACATCTGCCTGCCGCCGTTACGGCCTGCCTTTACACGCACGGTGGACGAGCACTTGGGGCACTCTGGCACAATTCCAGGGTCGGACAGCGGTATGGAGGGTTTTCTTGCAGTGCGCACCGGCGCCGTCTCCCCGCTGAACTGCATGCTGCATCTACAGCAGACATACCTTGGGACCGTCCCTTCCGCTCTCCTTACTGTGCCCTTGTTTCTTACAGTTTTGTTTCCACATGGGCAGACTACACCCGGTATCTCGTGGCCGCCTTCAATTAGCAGGCTGTCCATGCATTGTGTGATGTGCTCACATTCCATTCCCTCTCCCCTGCGTATGCCGTCGAAAAAGACCCTGCACCCGCACGTCCAGACATACGGCCTGCCCTGGCCACCACCGTATATTCCGAGTCATCATCGGTAACTTGGAATGCCCTGTGGCGGGTGTTAAGGTCTGGTATTGGGTGTATTTCCATGACATGGTTACGTGGCTTGCACATATAAGTTATACGTGTCTGACTATAACCACAGATGGTTTTACCACGGATTTTGGGCAGGGCATTTTTTGCTCCTTGATGACAGCGGGGTTTATGAGGCGGACGTCCTCCCTTCAAGGTGTGGTTTGCCATGGATTTTGGGCAGGACACCCGGAACGTCCCAGAGAGACCATGCAGGCCGGCAGCCGCCCCCTGGAGGAGGTGTTTGGTATAGATTTTGGGCAGGGTGCTGGGTTTTCAGCTACGAGTGAGAACTTTGTGCCATCACACAAAATTTCATGGATTGGGAGATTTTCTCATCACCGTTGTGCAGAGCCTACGCTGAGGCTCTGCACAGCCATGATGACAAATCTCCCAATTCCGCCAAGTTTTGTGTGACAGCCCCAAGTTCACGGCCATGACCAAAAAACCGGCGCCCTGCCTAAAACCCATACCAGCCCCCCTCCAGGGGGCATGATGATGTTCGGCGTGCTTGTGACGTGCCTGCTCACTAGGAAACGGCAGGAATATAGATCCGGGGGGGATATTAGCCCAGATCCGAGCCTAAACTCTCACCCTCCGGCCACGCCCGGATGCATGCAGCTACCAGCGGGGGCAGGGCACCGCGTCGTGCAGAGGCGGCATTGCCGGCGTAAGAAATAGATATATTATACACCGTAATAGTACAATATATGACACAGTCCGTTTTGCATGGAGAGGAATCAGGTGGTCGTGAAAGTAAGAACCAAATCAACAGTGCTGCATTAGTCAAATTACAATCAATAAATCCGGAAAAAATAGATTATTTGAAGCTAGTAGTATATGATGATGTAAAAATACCTCTCGAAGATATAATATTTGAAAAAAGGGTTCTTAGTAACAAACATGTCAAACATGCACAATATGATGTAAAACCGAATTATATCACACATTTAATTTTAGATGCAACGGGAAAAATTGATAATGATACTAAAAGCAAGATAATACATTCTTCTATAAAATATATAGAATATAAAATCAAAAATGATGACATTCCAAAAACAATTACATTTAATTATAATAATCCTGCGCGTATAGTTTCAAATATTTATCATAATCATAGTATTGAATTTGAAAATTTTATTCATGAATTTTAGATATAGGAGAAATAAATCATGTATGTGAAGTAATGTTCTAATTTGTTGTGATGCAGAGAAACATGTCTGGGTCAGATCAATGATCAGATGGCGCCGCTCTCCCAGTTCCGGCCAGCCTGATGAGTCTGGGATGGGCAGGCCAAGGCTGTATCTGCCAAATCTTCTAGTATGGGGTTTTGACTGTTGTATGCTCTACGGCGTGCCAGGTCTGGCTCACTGGACTGGCCAGAACCGGCGGAAGATTACGCTGGCAGGCCAGAGTCCCCGACGATGATCGCGGCATGTTTTGCCAGATATGATTTCAAAAACCCCCCTACTCCAAATACAGGCTTTAAGCACCGGCTCTGCTAGCATCTCTTTTTGACTGATATTTCACTTCAGCACTCTGCAGGGAGCGGCTCAAGTCGGCCGGGGAGATGCTCATGCAAGACGTGTTTGTGACATGCCTGTCCACGTGGAAGCAGAATGCATCGGCCAGGGAGGAGATATTAGCACAGATCAGAGCCTAAACCCCCACCCTCCGGTCACACCCGGATCCATGCGGCGCCCCGGGCGGCGCGGCAGCCGCATGCGGCTCCCCGCGGGGGCAGAGCACTGCGTTGTGCAGAGGCGGCATTGCCGGCGTAAGAAATAGATATATTCTACTCCGTAATAATACAATATATGACACAGTCCGTTTTACATGGAGAAGAATCAGGTGGTCGTATAAGTAAC
Coding sequences within it:
- a CDS encoding transposase (COG3316); translated protein: MDSLLIEGGHEIPGVVCPCGNKTVRNKGTVRRAEGTVPRYVCCRCSMQFSGETAPVRTARKPSIPLSDPGIVPECPKCSSTVRVKAGRNGGRQMFQCKQCRTRYVSRGPGARKTRYSQDIISAALNKVMSGMSYRKTAEEVNTAHGRDLSPNTIMFWTRKYTQIIKAHVDAILPLTGPVWSVDEAYVNVKRSPVLENKGHGNWLWSAIDPRTRYLLCTRIAEGSRTLPDAESVIREARKMSEEPDYMITDSLRSYATAAAKCLPRTAHIKTKAIRDGFTNMAIERYHNEIREKLKSCRGLHSADSAQIFMDLLRIHHNFVRPHMGLDGRTPAEESGVAVPEVRGAKYGALIRASAATGIASKLGRYSDHVEVVNRGDIVVTPKEWVENGAWNEINHILRGMGFRWLFTTIMRGWILFKDAPDIEAMPVAVRKRMPV